A stretch of Paenibacillus mucilaginosus 3016 DNA encodes these proteins:
- a CDS encoding response regulator, which produces MMRFFIVDDDPAVRFMLAQIIEDEDLGEVAGEAEDGALVDGGVLALKKVDVVLIDLLMPRRDGIETVKSLSGSFDGLFVMISQVESKDLIGEAYAAGIEYYITKPVNRLEVIGVIRKVEQHLLLHQSIRDIRRSLSVIGMDPQQEKRSQGFGDRSLLSAANDVLSELGMLGESGSRDLLDMVQYLERWERARGSDYAFPSLGEVFEEVALARLGASVSPADLRKEVKAAEQRVRRAVAEAQSHLASLGLIDYSHPKFEQYAASLFDLSEIRKKMKEMEEGDSSAAGSSVRTNTKKFVQGLYLESKRLISRM; this is translated from the coding sequence ATGATGCGATTTTTTATAGTGGATGACGATCCCGCAGTCCGCTTCATGCTGGCGCAGATTATCGAGGATGAGGACCTTGGAGAGGTGGCCGGGGAAGCGGAGGACGGGGCTCTGGTGGACGGCGGAGTGCTCGCTCTCAAAAAGGTGGACGTGGTGCTGATCGACCTGCTGATGCCGCGGCGCGACGGGATTGAAACGGTAAAGAGCTTGTCGGGGAGCTTCGACGGCCTCTTCGTCATGATCTCCCAGGTCGAATCGAAGGATCTGATCGGTGAGGCGTATGCGGCGGGCATTGAATATTACATCACGAAGCCGGTCAACCGGCTGGAGGTGATCGGGGTGATCCGGAAGGTGGAGCAGCACCTGCTGCTTCACCAGTCGATCCGCGATATCCGCCGCTCGCTCAGCGTTATCGGCATGGACCCGCAGCAGGAGAAGCGGAGCCAGGGCTTCGGCGACCGGAGCCTGCTCTCGGCCGCGAACGATGTGCTGTCCGAGCTCGGTATGCTCGGCGAGAGCGGCAGCCGGGACCTGCTCGACATGGTGCAGTACCTGGAGCGCTGGGAGAGGGCACGGGGCTCGGACTATGCGTTCCCCTCCCTCGGCGAGGTGTTCGAGGAGGTGGCCTTGGCCAGGCTGGGCGCCTCGGTGTCCCCGGCGGACCTGCGCAAGGAGGTCAAGGCGGCGGAGCAGCGGGTGCGGCGGGCTGTAGCGGAAGCGCAGTCCCACCTGGCCTCCCTCGGCCTCATCGATTACTCGCATCCGAAGTTCGAGCAGTATGCGGCGAGCCTCTTCGATCTCAGCGAGATCCGCAAGAAGATGAAGGAGATGGAGGAGGGGGACTCCTCCGCGGCCGGCAGCAGCGTGCGCACCAATACGAAGAAGTTCGTTCAGGGGCTGTACCTGGAGTCGAAGCGGCTGATCTCACGCATGTAG
- a CDS encoding sensor histidine kinase → MAINEKGLLLLLMAVMVPLAGELHFYPFGDDFRISLGTPAFFFFLLWIRGVPAVLSGLLAGVCVMLFRMGLGALTGGEADWGRLLQLHFPALFYYLAYGTAFFVMQVSRLDRPLLLGVLGVPLELTAAVTELLLRYAGTARTITLSTLNVIAIIALFRSFFVIGFVNLLKLRESQAAAELQRRRNEEMLMLVSELYEESLHLQKTLQDAEQMTQMSYALYKSLKGLQLGEGTEGLAQKALALAGGVHEIKKDNQRIHAGLARLITDDGLPDYMAVEELADVVLRSNGRVARMLGKEIDMQLQADGPFPLCHAYTLLSLLNNAVVNSVEAIAERGTVRITAERSGESLVLRVADDGPGIPPKLRELVFQPGFTTKYDKAGRPSTGIGLGYVKQTVEAMDGTVTLLPGIGGRGTEVCMTLPLGQVGKGE, encoded by the coding sequence GTGGCCATAAACGAAAAGGGGCTGCTGCTGCTCCTCATGGCAGTCATGGTTCCGCTGGCAGGCGAGCTTCACTTCTATCCGTTCGGCGATGACTTCCGGATCTCGCTGGGCACGCCGGCCTTCTTCTTCTTCCTGCTCTGGATCCGGGGGGTTCCCGCGGTACTCTCGGGGCTGCTTGCCGGCGTGTGTGTGATGCTCTTCCGTATGGGTCTTGGGGCTCTTACCGGGGGAGAGGCCGATTGGGGCCGCCTGCTGCAGCTGCATTTTCCCGCGCTGTTCTATTACCTGGCTTACGGCACCGCCTTCTTCGTCATGCAGGTCAGCCGCCTGGACAGGCCGCTGCTGCTCGGGGTGCTCGGCGTGCCGCTCGAGCTGACGGCCGCGGTGACCGAGCTGCTGCTGCGCTATGCCGGAACTGCCCGGACGATTACGCTCTCGACCCTGAACGTGATCGCCATTATCGCGCTCTTCCGCAGCTTCTTCGTGATCGGCTTCGTCAACCTGCTGAAGCTGAGGGAGTCGCAGGCCGCCGCAGAGCTGCAGCGCCGGCGCAACGAGGAGATGCTGATGCTGGTCTCCGAGCTCTATGAAGAATCGCTTCATCTGCAGAAGACGCTGCAGGATGCGGAGCAGATGACGCAGATGAGCTATGCGCTGTATAAGTCACTGAAGGGGCTGCAGCTTGGCGAGGGAACGGAAGGGCTGGCCCAGAAGGCGCTGGCGCTGGCTGGAGGCGTGCATGAGATCAAGAAGGACAACCAGCGCATTCACGCCGGGCTGGCCCGCCTCATCACGGATGACGGGCTGCCGGATTACATGGCGGTGGAGGAGCTGGCAGACGTCGTGCTGCGGTCGAACGGCCGGGTCGCACGGATGCTCGGCAAGGAGATCGATATGCAGCTGCAGGCGGACGGGCCGTTCCCGCTCTGCCACGCCTATACGCTGCTGTCGCTGCTGAACAACGCCGTCGTGAACAGTGTAGAGGCGATCGCGGAGAGGGGTACCGTGCGGATTACGGCGGAGCGAAGCGGTGAGAGCCTCGTGCTCCGCGTGGCCGACGACGGTCCGGGCATCCCGCCGAAGCTGCGGGAGCTGGTGTTCCAGCCCGGCTTTACGACGAAGTACGATAAGGCCGGCCGGCCTTCGACAGGCATCGGGCTCGGCTACGTGAAGCAGACTGTGGAAGCGATGGATGGAACGGTGACCCTGCTTCCGGGGATCGGGGGCCGGGGAACGGAAGTCTGCATGACACTGCCTCTCGGGCAGGTAGGAAAGGGAGAATAA
- a CDS encoding cation:dicarboxylate symporter family transporter: MKKFGLAFQILVGLILGIIVGAVFYGNPAIGAYLQPLGDIFLRLIKMIVVPIVISSLIVGVAGVGDIKKLGKLGGKTILYFEIVTTIAIIFGLLVANVVKPGAGLNMEQLTKSDISKYVDTTEKATNHSFTDTFVNIVPKNIFESFVAGDMLAIIFFSVIFGLGVAAIGERGKPVLAFFHGVADAMFWVTNLIMRFAPIGVFGLIGITVSKFGVASLLPLGKLVISVYAAMFLFVFVILGAIAKLCGTSIMMFIRILKDELILAYSTASSESVLPKVIEKMEKFGVPKAITSFVVPTGYSFNLDGSTLYQALAALFIAQMYGIDLSISQQVTLMLVLMVTSKGIAGVPGVSFVVLLATLGSVGIPLEGLAFIAGIDRILDMARTVVNVLGNSLATVVMAKWEGHYDQKKGNQYLDSIKQAA; this comes from the coding sequence TTGAAAAAATTCGGTCTGGCGTTTCAAATTCTGGTGGGCCTGATTCTCGGTATCATCGTCGGCGCCGTCTTCTACGGCAATCCGGCCATAGGGGCTTATCTGCAGCCGCTCGGCGATATTTTCCTGCGTCTGATCAAAATGATCGTCGTGCCGATCGTCATCTCCTCGCTCATCGTAGGGGTAGCCGGCGTAGGCGACATCAAGAAGCTCGGCAAGCTGGGCGGCAAAACGATTCTGTATTTTGAAATCGTAACGACCATCGCCATCATTTTCGGCCTCCTCGTCGCCAATGTCGTGAAGCCCGGTGCCGGCCTGAACATGGAGCAGCTGACGAAGAGCGATATCTCAAAGTACGTGGATACGACTGAGAAAGCGACGAACCACAGCTTCACGGATACCTTCGTGAACATCGTGCCGAAGAACATCTTTGAGTCCTTCGTGGCCGGTGACATGCTCGCAATCATTTTCTTCTCCGTCATCTTCGGTCTCGGCGTAGCCGCCATCGGCGAGAGAGGCAAGCCGGTGCTCGCCTTCTTCCACGGCGTGGCGGATGCGATGTTCTGGGTGACGAACCTCATTATGCGTTTTGCGCCGATCGGCGTCTTCGGACTCATCGGGATCACCGTCTCGAAGTTCGGTGTGGCTTCCCTGCTCCCGCTCGGCAAGCTGGTCATCTCCGTATATGCCGCCATGTTCCTGTTCGTCTTCGTCATCCTCGGAGCGATCGCCAAGCTCTGTGGAACGAGCATCATGATGTTCATCCGGATTCTGAAAGACGAGCTCATTCTCGCTTACTCTACGGCAAGCTCCGAGAGCGTGCTGCCGAAGGTCATCGAGAAGATGGAGAAGTTCGGCGTGCCGAAGGCCATTACCTCCTTCGTCGTACCGACCGGCTACTCGTTCAATCTCGACGGCTCGACCCTGTACCAGGCACTGGCGGCCCTGTTCATCGCCCAGATGTACGGCATCGATCTCTCGATCTCCCAGCAGGTTACCCTGATGCTCGTGCTTATGGTAACATCGAAGGGAATCGCCGGCGTGCCGGGCGTATCGTTCGTCGTCCTTCTGGCAACACTGGGCTCCGTAGGGATTCCGCTGGAAGGCCTTGCCTTCATTGCGGGCATTGACCGGATTCTCGATATGGCCCGCACGGTCGTCAACGTGCTCGGCAACTCGCTGGCTACGGTTGTAATGGCGAAGTGGGAAGGGCATTACGACCAGAAGAAGGGTAATCAATACTTGGATTCCATCAAACAGGCGGCTTAA
- a CDS encoding extracellular solute-binding protein encodes MKRKKKSKRWIAGMCAAVMTTGVLAGCGGESGEATPEAAAGDAGSSAPFRITLATAQVGDVPAADNEVEKAIESYTNTQLDIQWIPSAAYDEKVNVMVAADEMPMMLRVKYVPTTISSIQSDLFWEVGPLLGDYKNLSALNKQYYENISVDGKIYGIPQFRDIARSAVIYREDWLKKLGMKPPVTVDEWYNVLKAMTLNDPDGNGKNDTYGMVLGKKYNEGVSAMTTRMAVALGAPNKWAVDSAGKFTPEFVTPEFNEILKLFRKLFAEKLINQDFAAFEDADAEKMYDSGRVGIRIAVAQNAKSMQDRLSKTVPEGIYDVMPPTGPKGVRAAGESGNNGFFVFPKSKVKNEAELKKLLAFADKMLDEPMATLQLRGVEGKHYTKVDGGKTEFKDFSAFQREVKPYRDSLFNVEGFNVAPLKDTPLGEKGTKIPPENLKTAVLNPALNLTSATYSERGKELEQMMYDAQTKYIMGKIDDAGLLAEIEKWRKAGGDQVAKEYEAAYAKLKK; translated from the coding sequence ATGAAAAGAAAAAAGAAAAGCAAACGCTGGATCGCCGGGATGTGCGCCGCGGTGATGACTACAGGGGTCCTTGCAGGCTGCGGGGGAGAGTCCGGTGAGGCCACGCCTGAAGCAGCGGCAGGGGACGCGGGGAGCAGCGCACCGTTCCGCATCACGCTGGCAACCGCCCAGGTGGGGGATGTGCCGGCCGCGGACAACGAGGTCGAGAAGGCGATTGAGAGCTACACGAACACCCAGCTGGATATCCAATGGATCCCGAGCGCGGCCTACGACGAGAAGGTCAATGTCATGGTCGCGGCGGACGAGATGCCGATGATGCTGCGGGTGAAGTACGTCCCGACGACGATTTCCTCCATCCAGTCGGACCTGTTTTGGGAAGTGGGGCCGCTGCTGGGGGACTACAAGAACCTCTCTGCGCTGAACAAGCAGTATTATGAGAACATCTCGGTCGACGGCAAAATCTACGGCATCCCGCAGTTCCGCGATATTGCGCGCTCGGCAGTGATTTACCGGGAGGATTGGCTGAAAAAGCTTGGCATGAAGCCCCCGGTGACCGTGGATGAGTGGTATAATGTCCTTAAAGCCATGACCCTGAACGATCCGGACGGCAACGGCAAGAACGATACGTACGGCATGGTGCTCGGCAAAAAGTACAACGAAGGCGTCTCCGCCATGACGACCCGGATGGCCGTGGCGCTCGGCGCACCGAACAAGTGGGCGGTCGATTCTGCGGGCAAGTTCACCCCCGAATTCGTGACGCCGGAGTTCAACGAGATTCTGAAGCTGTTCCGCAAGCTCTTCGCCGAGAAGCTCATCAACCAGGACTTCGCGGCGTTCGAGGATGCCGATGCCGAGAAGATGTATGACTCGGGCCGCGTAGGCATCCGGATCGCAGTGGCCCAGAATGCGAAGAGCATGCAGGACCGGCTCTCGAAGACGGTGCCGGAAGGCATCTACGACGTCATGCCGCCGACCGGGCCGAAGGGCGTACGCGCCGCGGGGGAGAGCGGGAACAACGGCTTCTTCGTGTTCCCGAAGTCGAAGGTGAAGAATGAAGCGGAGTTGAAGAAGCTGCTCGCGTTCGCCGACAAGATGCTTGACGAGCCGATGGCCACGCTTCAGCTGCGCGGCGTCGAAGGCAAGCATTACACCAAGGTCGACGGGGGCAAAACGGAGTTCAAGGACTTCAGCGCCTTCCAGCGCGAAGTGAAGCCGTACCGTGACTCGCTCTTCAACGTCGAAGGCTTCAATGTCGCTCCGCTGAAGGACACGCCGCTCGGCGAGAAGGGCACGAAGATCCCGCCGGAGAACCTGAAGACGGCGGTGCTCAACCCGGCGCTCAACCTGACATCGGCCACGTACTCCGAACGCGGCAAAGAGCTCGAGCAGATGATGTACGACGCGCAGACGAAGTACATCATGGGCAAGATCGACGACGCCGGCCTGCTGGCGGAGATCGAGAAGTGGCGCAAGGCGGGCGGCGACCAGGTCGCGAAGGAATACGAGGCGGCTTATGCGAAGCTGAAGAAGTAA
- a CDS encoding carbohydrate ABC transporter permease, whose protein sequence is MIQDRTFGNRLFDTVNAAVLILVALCTVLPFVYVLAVSFTDPHEVAKGGMILFPTKFSLAAYEYIFSTDTLVKSLGVSIYVTVVGTFINLLFTSLLAYPLAKPHFRGRQVILLGVLFTMLFSGGMIPSYFVVKELGMTNTLWSLMIPSAISAFNLIVLRNFFQQIPDGLEDSAKIDGCSDLDILFRIVLPLSLPAMATFGLFYAVAHWNTFFSAILYINDHNKWPVQVLLREIVILAQSRIGETSFEESLIQPLTIRMAVIVFATVPILLVYPFLQKHFAKGVLLGSVKG, encoded by the coding sequence ATGATACAAGACCGGACCTTCGGCAACCGGTTGTTCGATACGGTCAATGCGGCGGTGCTCATTCTGGTGGCCCTTTGTACGGTGCTGCCTTTCGTCTACGTGCTTGCGGTGTCGTTTACCGATCCCCATGAAGTGGCCAAGGGGGGAATGATCCTGTTCCCGACGAAGTTCTCGCTGGCGGCTTACGAGTACATTTTCTCCACGGATACGCTGGTCAAAAGCCTCGGGGTGTCGATCTATGTGACGGTCGTCGGCACGTTCATCAACCTGCTGTTCACCTCGCTGCTTGCCTACCCGCTGGCCAAGCCCCACTTCCGCGGGCGGCAGGTGATCCTGCTCGGCGTGCTGTTCACGATGCTGTTCTCGGGCGGGATGATTCCATCCTACTTCGTGGTGAAAGAGCTCGGCATGACGAACACGCTGTGGTCGCTCATGATTCCGTCGGCGATCTCGGCATTCAATCTGATCGTGCTGCGCAACTTCTTCCAGCAGATCCCGGACGGTCTCGAGGATTCGGCGAAGATCGACGGCTGCAGCGATCTCGATATCCTGTTCCGCATCGTGCTGCCGCTCTCGCTGCCTGCGATGGCCACCTTCGGCCTCTTCTACGCGGTGGCGCACTGGAACACCTTCTTCAGCGCCATTCTTTACATCAACGACCATAACAAATGGCCGGTGCAGGTGCTCCTGCGGGAGATCGTCATCCTGGCGCAGAGCCGGATCGGGGAGACCTCCTTCGAGGAGTCTCTGATCCAGCCGCTGACGATCCGCATGGCGGTGATCGTGTTCGCCACGGTGCCGATCTTGCTCGTATATCCGTTTTTGCAGAAGCATTTTGCCAAGGGAGTACTGCTCGGTTCGGTGAAAGGATGA
- a CDS encoding ABC transporter permease yields the protein METDYADGKAAGNKTPAAAGRAGLGALARELLRDRWLYLMALPGVLYFIVFKYVPMYGLVMAFQDYKPHLGFLDSPWAGLKHFRRFFGEPAFWTLFNNTVLLAVYNLIFFFPLPIVLALMLNEVRQERFKRWVQTMVYIPHFVSWVVVVGIFYMLLTTEGGVINELIFALTGEKIAFLLEPGWFRTMIVSQSIWKEVGWGTIIFLAALAGVDMQLYEAARMDGANRWRQLWHITLPAIRSTIVILLILRLGSFLDSGFEHIFLMLTPTNRDVGEVFDTYVYMKGLTQAQYSYSAAVGLFKSAVGLILVLGANWLAKRFGEEGVY from the coding sequence ATGGAAACGGATTACGCAGACGGAAAAGCGGCCGGGAACAAGACCCCGGCGGCGGCGGGAAGAGCGGGCCTCGGCGCCCTGGCCAGAGAGCTTCTGCGGGACAGGTGGCTGTATCTCATGGCCCTGCCGGGAGTGCTTTATTTTATCGTCTTCAAGTATGTGCCGATGTACGGCCTCGTGATGGCTTTCCAGGACTACAAGCCGCATCTTGGCTTTCTGGATTCGCCATGGGCCGGGCTGAAGCACTTCCGCCGGTTCTTCGGGGAGCCGGCCTTCTGGACGCTGTTCAACAACACGGTGCTGCTCGCCGTGTACAACCTGATTTTCTTTTTCCCGCTGCCGATCGTGCTCGCCTTGATGCTCAATGAAGTGAGGCAGGAGCGGTTCAAGCGCTGGGTCCAGACGATGGTGTACATTCCGCATTTTGTCTCCTGGGTCGTCGTGGTGGGGATCTTCTACATGCTGCTCACCACCGAGGGCGGCGTGATCAACGAGCTGATCTTCGCGCTGACGGGGGAGAAGATCGCCTTCCTGCTTGAGCCGGGCTGGTTCCGGACGATGATTGTCTCGCAGTCGATCTGGAAAGAGGTCGGCTGGGGCACGATCATCTTCCTCGCAGCTCTTGCCGGCGTGGATATGCAGCTCTATGAGGCGGCGCGCATGGACGGGGCGAACCGCTGGCGCCAGCTCTGGCATATTACGCTGCCGGCCATACGCAGTACGATCGTGATCCTGCTGATCCTGCGGCTCGGTTCCTTTCTTGACAGCGGCTTCGAGCACATTTTCCTCATGCTGACCCCGACCAACCGCGATGTCGGCGAGGTGTTCGATACCTATGTGTACATGAAGGGTCTGACGCAGGCGCAGTACAGCTACAGTGCGGCGGTCGGGCTGTTCAAATCGGCCGTGGGGCTCATCCTCGTGCTTGGTGCGAACTGGCTGGCCAAGCGCTTCGGCGAAGAAGGCGTGTATTGA
- a CDS encoding bile acid:sodium symporter family protein, which produces MGEEPMLQRINKTMETWMPLITPSSVLIGMLCAAWFSPFTAWVPWIFAFMTFSGSLSLNFGDLKRVLSHPMPIFVFLIVLHGVMPLMAWGVGHLAFPDDPLTVTGLILLLSIPTGIVSFMWVSMYKGHIALTLSMILVDTMLSPFLVPFTLSLMVGTKVEMDVWGMMEGLAWMVVVPSLLGMALNQWTRGAVKTKLGPKLAPFSKIGLAVVIMINSSVIAGYLTGFTAELLFLAAICVLVVALGYGIGRGTASLFGWDRSVAVTMTFNCGMRNISAGAVLAIAYFPPPVALPAIIGMVFQQMMASLFAYMFFGRKAAAGTAGAAATKHSA; this is translated from the coding sequence ATGGGAGAGGAACCTATGCTGCAGCGAATCAACAAGACGATGGAAACCTGGATGCCCCTGATTACCCCGAGCAGCGTATTGATCGGGATGCTCTGCGCGGCTTGGTTCTCCCCTTTTACGGCGTGGGTGCCGTGGATCTTCGCATTCATGACGTTCTCGGGGAGCCTCAGCCTGAACTTCGGGGATCTGAAACGGGTGCTGTCACACCCGATGCCGATCTTCGTGTTCCTGATTGTACTCCACGGCGTGATGCCGCTCATGGCCTGGGGCGTTGGCCACCTGGCATTCCCGGATGATCCCCTGACGGTCACGGGCCTCATCCTCCTGCTCTCCATCCCCACCGGGATCGTCAGCTTCATGTGGGTATCGATGTACAAGGGCCACATTGCGCTGACGCTGTCCATGATTCTGGTGGATACGATGCTGTCCCCGTTCCTGGTGCCCTTCACCTTGTCGCTCATGGTTGGCACGAAGGTGGAGATGGACGTATGGGGCATGATGGAAGGGCTCGCCTGGATGGTTGTGGTGCCTTCCCTGCTTGGCATGGCGCTGAACCAGTGGACCCGCGGTGCGGTCAAAACCAAGCTCGGGCCCAAGCTGGCACCTTTTTCCAAGATCGGCCTGGCTGTGGTTATCATGATCAATTCTTCGGTCATTGCCGGCTACTTGACCGGGTTCACGGCGGAGCTGCTGTTCTTGGCTGCAATCTGCGTGCTCGTCGTGGCGCTCGGTTATGGGATCGGGCGCGGGACGGCTTCCCTGTTCGGCTGGGACCGCAGCGTCGCCGTCACGATGACGTTCAACTGCGGCATGCGCAACATCTCGGCGGGCGCGGTGCTCGCCATCGCCTACTTCCCGCCGCCGGTGGCGCTTCCAGCGATCATCGGTATGGTGTTCCAGCAGATGATGGCTTCCCTGTTCGCTTACATGTTCTTCGGCCGGAAGGCGGCTGCGGGTACGGCCGGCGCCGCGGCAACCAAACATTCTGCTTAA
- a CDS encoding pectate lyase family protein: protein MFKEWKVLLSCMLIGSLLPGGAAVAGSASTSKEAGADKKSLSPFVQTLPDGVTWAAYDSGGLGVTGGNTAAQENVYVVHNLSELVQALGGDNAANGANGVPKLIFVQGTIDMNVDADNRPLGLEAYAQLAYEEALLAEAAAPTGRTIVKYDEAAYVAAYDPAVYGRKAPAGPLEEARAAAQKKQSANIKINVGSNTTIIGLGKDAKILGGNLVIKSDNVIVRNIEFQDAYDFFPQWDPTDGSSGNWNSQYDSISIIGGTHVWIDHNTFNDGDRPDHTFPLYYGRKFQHHDGAVDITTDSKVKKSSNYITVSYNHFAEHDKTSLIGSSDSATYDANNLRVTMHHNHFEGTDQRVPRVRFGQVHVYNNYYSESTLYAIGVGVSAQVVSEANVFESVSSPVAYYDKAALPGSVSDAGSLYLNSGTPVLKGVPNWVPQKTYAYKLDPAQAVKAKVLAQAGAGRMAPGTEQLREQGQAAFAAARPA from the coding sequence ATGTTCAAAGAATGGAAAGTGCTGCTCAGCTGCATGCTCATCGGATCGCTTCTGCCCGGCGGGGCCGCCGTGGCGGGATCCGCATCTACATCCAAGGAGGCCGGGGCTGACAAAAAGAGTTTATCGCCTTTTGTGCAAACGCTTCCGGATGGGGTAACCTGGGCTGCCTATGATAGCGGCGGGCTGGGCGTAACGGGCGGCAATACGGCTGCGCAGGAGAACGTCTATGTCGTCCATAACCTCAGTGAGCTGGTGCAGGCGCTCGGCGGAGATAATGCGGCGAACGGTGCCAACGGGGTGCCGAAGCTGATTTTCGTGCAGGGGACTATCGATATGAACGTCGATGCGGATAACCGGCCTCTGGGCCTCGAAGCGTATGCTCAGCTGGCCTACGAAGAAGCGCTTCTGGCGGAGGCTGCAGCCCCAACGGGCAGGACGATCGTAAAGTATGATGAAGCCGCTTACGTGGCTGCCTACGATCCTGCGGTCTACGGCAGGAAGGCGCCGGCCGGTCCGCTGGAAGAAGCAAGGGCGGCCGCGCAGAAGAAGCAGTCCGCCAATATCAAGATCAATGTCGGCTCCAACACTACGATCATCGGCCTCGGCAAGGATGCAAAGATTCTCGGAGGCAACCTGGTGATCAAGAGCGACAATGTCATCGTCCGCAATATCGAATTCCAGGATGCGTATGACTTTTTCCCGCAGTGGGACCCTACGGACGGCAGCAGCGGCAACTGGAATTCCCAATACGACTCGATCTCCATCATTGGCGGCACGCATGTGTGGATCGACCATAACACGTTCAACGACGGGGACCGTCCGGATCATACCTTCCCGCTGTACTACGGGCGGAAGTTCCAGCACCATGACGGGGCGGTGGATATCACGACCGACTCCAAAGTGAAGAAATCGTCGAACTACATCACCGTCTCCTACAACCACTTCGCGGAGCATGACAAAACGTCCCTGATCGGTTCCAGCGACTCGGCGACCTATGATGCGAACAACCTGCGGGTGACGATGCATCACAACCACTTCGAAGGCACGGACCAGCGGGTTCCTCGCGTGAGGTTCGGCCAGGTGCATGTCTACAATAATTATTACAGCGAGTCCACGCTGTATGCCATCGGGGTTGGCGTATCGGCGCAGGTCGTCTCCGAAGCCAACGTCTTCGAGTCGGTAAGCTCGCCGGTCGCTTATTACGACAAGGCGGCGCTGCCGGGCAGTGTGAGCGATGCCGGCAGCCTGTACCTGAACAGCGGGACGCCGGTGCTGAAGGGCGTGCCGAACTGGGTGCCGCAAAAGACCTACGCGTATAAGCTTGATCCGGCGCAGGCCGTGAAGGCGAAGGTGCTCGCACAGGCGGGAGCTGGCCGGATGGCGCCGGGCACTGAGCAACTGCGTGAGCAGGGGCAGGCTGCCTTTGCGGCGGCGAGGCCTGCCTAG